In the Oncorhynchus nerka isolate Pitt River linkage group LG2, Oner_Uvic_2.0, whole genome shotgun sequence genome, one interval contains:
- the LOC115138758 gene encoding endothelin-converting enzyme 1 isoform X1: MEALRESFLHLTFQMSTYKRATLDEDDLVDSTGDEIYPSSAMQVTLQHGPGPRCWAEKTHTERRLLVLVCALSVALFFSLITVGIFYKETHPGMCLTEPCITVASAVMGALDHSVDPCHDFYNFACGGWVRNNPLPEGKSRWGPFSNLWERNMAVMKHLLENTTMKGLSKAEKKAQRYYKACMNETKIEELGAQPLQELINQTGGWALTGSWDKNNFQEVLRTVSANYRCSPFFTVFVSTDSKSSNSNIIQVDQSGLGLPSRDYYLNKTANAKYLNAYLDFLVELGVLLGGSEETSRSLMQEIVDFETTLANITVPQEERRDEELIYHKIQAKDLATLAPAVDWMPYLTDVFAPVPLNDSEPVVVYAKDYLQKVSDLIASTNKSVLNNYMIMKVLRKMVSILDQKFQDAEQRFFEVMYGTKKSCTPRWKLCVSDTDSALGFALGAMFVKATFDEDSKAIAEDMVSEIKWAFEDSLKYVGWMDQETKKAAKEKADAIYNMVGYPKFIMDPKELDKVFNDFEVGSDLYFQNVMQYYNFSARVTADQLRKTPNRDQWSMTPPTVNAYYNPTKNEMVLPAGILQAPFYSRSWPKALNFGGIGVVMGHELTHAFDDQGREYDKDGNLRSWWKNSSVEAFKKQAQCMVEQYSNYSINKEPLNGKHTLGENIADNGGLKAAYKAYMNWIAKNGEEATLPALGMTNHQLFFVGFAQVWCSVRTPESSHEGVITDPHSPSRFRVIGTISNSHEFSEHFGCKADSPMNPKHKCELW; the protein is encoded by the exons ATGGAAGCACTGAGGGAGTCTTTTCTGCATTTGACCTTTCAGATGTCCACGTACAAGAGGGCCACTCTGGACGAGGATGACCTGGTGGACTCCACCGGAGATGAGATCTACCCCTCCTCTGCCATGCAG gTGACACTGCAACATGGCCCTGGTCCCAGGTGTTGGGCTGAGAAGACACACACTGAAAGGAGGCTGTTGGTCTTAGTGTGTGCTCTGTCTGTTGCCTTGTTCTTCTCACTCATCACTGTCGGGATCTTCTACAAAGAGA CTCACCCTGGTATGTGTCTGACGGAGCCATGCATTACTGTGGCCAGTGCTGTGATGGGAGCCCTGGACCACTCGGTGGACCCCTGCCATGACTTCTACAATTTTGCCTGTGGGGGATGGGTGAGGAAcaaccccctccctgagggaaaGTCCCGCTGGGGTCCCTTCAGCAACCTATGGGAGCGCAACATGGCCGTCATGAAGCACCTGCTGG AGAACACCACCATGAAGGGGCTGAGCAAGGCTGAGAAAAAGGCCCAGAGGTATTACAAAGCCTGTATGAATGAGACTAAGATTGAGGAGTTAGGGGCTCAGCCTCTACAAGAGCTCATTAATCAG ACGGGGGGATGGGCCCTAACCGGCTCCTGGGATAAGAACAATTTCCAGGAGGTTCTACGCACAGTGTCGGCCAACTACCGCTGCTCCCCATTCTTCACTGTGTTTGTCAGCACTGACTCCAAAAGCTCCAACAGCAATATTATCCAG GTGGATCAATCCGGGCTGGGGCTCCCCTCACGGGATTACTACCTTAACAAAACGGCCAATGCAAAG TATCTGAATGCGTACCTAGACTTCCTGGTGGAGTTAGGGGTCCTGTTGGGGGGCTCAGAGGAGACGTCCAGATCGCTGATGCAGGAGATTGTGGACTTTGAGACCACCCTGGCCAACATCACTGTAccccaggaggagaggagggacgagGAGCTCATCTACCATAAGATCCAGGCAAAGGATCTGGCG ACCTTGGCTCCTGCGGTGGACTGGATGCCCTATCTCACAGATGTGTTTGCTCCTGTACCCCTAAATGACTCAGAGCCTGTGGTGGTGTACGCCAAGGACTACCTCCAGAAGGTCTCTGACCTCATTGCCAGCACTAACAAGAG CGTCCTGAACAACTACATGATCATGAAGGTGCTGAGGAAGATGGTGTCCATCCTGGACCAGAAGTTCCAGGATGCTGAGCAGCGCTTCTTTGAAGTCATGTATGGAAccaagaag AGCTGCACACCACGCTGGAAGCTGTGCGTCAGCGACACGGACAGTGCCCTCGGCTTTGCTCTCGGGGCCATGTTTGTCAAAGCCACCTTTGACGAGGACAGCAAGGCCATT GCAGAAGATATGGTCTCTGAGATCAAATGGGCATTTGAGGATAGTCTGAAGTATGTGGGCTGGATGGACCAGGAGACCAAAAAGGCAGCCAAAGAGAAG GCTGATGCCATTTACAACATGGTTGGATATCCAAAATTCATCATGGACCCCAAGGAACTTGACAAAGTGTTCAATGAT tttgAGGTGGGGTCTGACCTGTATTTCCAAAATGTCATGCAGTACTACAACTTCTCTGCCAGAGTGACTGCGGACCAGCTGAGGAAAACCCCTAACAGAGACCA GTGGAGCATGACCCCTCCTACGGTGAATGCATACTACAATCCCACCAAGAATGAGATGGTGCTCCCAGCAGGAATCCTCCAAGCTCCTTTTTACAGCCGCTCTTGGCCAAA GGCCCTGAACTTTGGGGGAATTGGTGTAGTTATGGGACATGAGTTGACACACGCTTTTGATGACCAAG GGAGGGAGTACGACAAGGATGGGAACCTCCGCTCCTGGTGGAAAAACTCGTCTGTAGAGGCCTTTAAGAAGCAGGCCCAGTGTATGGTGGAGCAGTACAGTAACTACAGCATCAACAAAGAACCCCTCAATGGAAAACACACCCTGGGAGAGAACATAGCTGACAATGGTGGACTGAAGGCTGCCTACAAG GCTTATATGAACTGGATTGCAAAGAATGGAGAGGAGGCCACCCTGCCTGCCCTGGGGATGACCAATCATCAATTATTTTTTGTTGGATTTGCCCAG GTATGGTGCTCAGTTCGGACTCCGGAAAGCTCGCATGAGGGCGTCATCACAGATCCACACAGTCCATCAAGATTTCGAGTTATTGGCACCATCTCCAATTCCCATGAGTTCTCTGAGCACTTTGGCTGCAAGGCAGATTCCCCCATGAACCCTAAACACAAGTGTGAGCTTTGGTGA
- the LOC115138758 gene encoding endothelin-converting enzyme 1 isoform X2 — protein MSTYKRATLDEDDLVDSTGDEIYPSSAMQVTLQHGPGPRCWAEKTHTERRLLVLVCALSVALFFSLITVGIFYKETHPGMCLTEPCITVASAVMGALDHSVDPCHDFYNFACGGWVRNNPLPEGKSRWGPFSNLWERNMAVMKHLLENTTMKGLSKAEKKAQRYYKACMNETKIEELGAQPLQELINQTGGWALTGSWDKNNFQEVLRTVSANYRCSPFFTVFVSTDSKSSNSNIIQVDQSGLGLPSRDYYLNKTANAKYLNAYLDFLVELGVLLGGSEETSRSLMQEIVDFETTLANITVPQEERRDEELIYHKIQAKDLATLAPAVDWMPYLTDVFAPVPLNDSEPVVVYAKDYLQKVSDLIASTNKSVLNNYMIMKVLRKMVSILDQKFQDAEQRFFEVMYGTKKSCTPRWKLCVSDTDSALGFALGAMFVKATFDEDSKAIAEDMVSEIKWAFEDSLKYVGWMDQETKKAAKEKADAIYNMVGYPKFIMDPKELDKVFNDFEVGSDLYFQNVMQYYNFSARVTADQLRKTPNRDQWSMTPPTVNAYYNPTKNEMVLPAGILQAPFYSRSWPKALNFGGIGVVMGHELTHAFDDQGREYDKDGNLRSWWKNSSVEAFKKQAQCMVEQYSNYSINKEPLNGKHTLGENIADNGGLKAAYKAYMNWIAKNGEEATLPALGMTNHQLFFVGFAQVWCSVRTPESSHEGVITDPHSPSRFRVIGTISNSHEFSEHFGCKADSPMNPKHKCELW, from the exons ATGTCCACGTACAAGAGGGCCACTCTGGACGAGGATGACCTGGTGGACTCCACCGGAGATGAGATCTACCCCTCCTCTGCCATGCAG gTGACACTGCAACATGGCCCTGGTCCCAGGTGTTGGGCTGAGAAGACACACACTGAAAGGAGGCTGTTGGTCTTAGTGTGTGCTCTGTCTGTTGCCTTGTTCTTCTCACTCATCACTGTCGGGATCTTCTACAAAGAGA CTCACCCTGGTATGTGTCTGACGGAGCCATGCATTACTGTGGCCAGTGCTGTGATGGGAGCCCTGGACCACTCGGTGGACCCCTGCCATGACTTCTACAATTTTGCCTGTGGGGGATGGGTGAGGAAcaaccccctccctgagggaaaGTCCCGCTGGGGTCCCTTCAGCAACCTATGGGAGCGCAACATGGCCGTCATGAAGCACCTGCTGG AGAACACCACCATGAAGGGGCTGAGCAAGGCTGAGAAAAAGGCCCAGAGGTATTACAAAGCCTGTATGAATGAGACTAAGATTGAGGAGTTAGGGGCTCAGCCTCTACAAGAGCTCATTAATCAG ACGGGGGGATGGGCCCTAACCGGCTCCTGGGATAAGAACAATTTCCAGGAGGTTCTACGCACAGTGTCGGCCAACTACCGCTGCTCCCCATTCTTCACTGTGTTTGTCAGCACTGACTCCAAAAGCTCCAACAGCAATATTATCCAG GTGGATCAATCCGGGCTGGGGCTCCCCTCACGGGATTACTACCTTAACAAAACGGCCAATGCAAAG TATCTGAATGCGTACCTAGACTTCCTGGTGGAGTTAGGGGTCCTGTTGGGGGGCTCAGAGGAGACGTCCAGATCGCTGATGCAGGAGATTGTGGACTTTGAGACCACCCTGGCCAACATCACTGTAccccaggaggagaggagggacgagGAGCTCATCTACCATAAGATCCAGGCAAAGGATCTGGCG ACCTTGGCTCCTGCGGTGGACTGGATGCCCTATCTCACAGATGTGTTTGCTCCTGTACCCCTAAATGACTCAGAGCCTGTGGTGGTGTACGCCAAGGACTACCTCCAGAAGGTCTCTGACCTCATTGCCAGCACTAACAAGAG CGTCCTGAACAACTACATGATCATGAAGGTGCTGAGGAAGATGGTGTCCATCCTGGACCAGAAGTTCCAGGATGCTGAGCAGCGCTTCTTTGAAGTCATGTATGGAAccaagaag AGCTGCACACCACGCTGGAAGCTGTGCGTCAGCGACACGGACAGTGCCCTCGGCTTTGCTCTCGGGGCCATGTTTGTCAAAGCCACCTTTGACGAGGACAGCAAGGCCATT GCAGAAGATATGGTCTCTGAGATCAAATGGGCATTTGAGGATAGTCTGAAGTATGTGGGCTGGATGGACCAGGAGACCAAAAAGGCAGCCAAAGAGAAG GCTGATGCCATTTACAACATGGTTGGATATCCAAAATTCATCATGGACCCCAAGGAACTTGACAAAGTGTTCAATGAT tttgAGGTGGGGTCTGACCTGTATTTCCAAAATGTCATGCAGTACTACAACTTCTCTGCCAGAGTGACTGCGGACCAGCTGAGGAAAACCCCTAACAGAGACCA GTGGAGCATGACCCCTCCTACGGTGAATGCATACTACAATCCCACCAAGAATGAGATGGTGCTCCCAGCAGGAATCCTCCAAGCTCCTTTTTACAGCCGCTCTTGGCCAAA GGCCCTGAACTTTGGGGGAATTGGTGTAGTTATGGGACATGAGTTGACACACGCTTTTGATGACCAAG GGAGGGAGTACGACAAGGATGGGAACCTCCGCTCCTGGTGGAAAAACTCGTCTGTAGAGGCCTTTAAGAAGCAGGCCCAGTGTATGGTGGAGCAGTACAGTAACTACAGCATCAACAAAGAACCCCTCAATGGAAAACACACCCTGGGAGAGAACATAGCTGACAATGGTGGACTGAAGGCTGCCTACAAG GCTTATATGAACTGGATTGCAAAGAATGGAGAGGAGGCCACCCTGCCTGCCCTGGGGATGACCAATCATCAATTATTTTTTGTTGGATTTGCCCAG GTATGGTGCTCAGTTCGGACTCCGGAAAGCTCGCATGAGGGCGTCATCACAGATCCACACAGTCCATCAAGATTTCGAGTTATTGGCACCATCTCCAATTCCCATGAGTTCTCTGAGCACTTTGGCTGCAAGGCAGATTCCCCCATGAACCCTAAACACAAGTGTGAGCTTTGGTGA